A single window of Triplophysa rosa linkage group LG2, Trosa_1v2, whole genome shotgun sequence DNA harbors:
- the hs3st1l2 gene encoding heparan sulfate (glucosamine) 3-O-sulfotransferase 1-like 2 translates to MLWTLILALILLLLLQAQLLVCLHELRASLTSVTSATPPGTSGTTALQRLPGAIIIGVRKGGTRALLEMLNLHPDVEVAKTEIHYFNADENFRKGLDWYRAQMPLTLPDQLTVEKTPGYFTAPPAPKRIWAMNPAMKLLLIVRDPAERLVSDYTQVLHNRIQQNKPYQPLEDLLLSQGHINPNYKALQRSFYYQHLARWLELFPREQIHIVDGEALIQNPFPELQKAETFLELAPQIKPDNFYFNVTKGFYCMLSAGHDKCLDESKGRPHAPLSNIAFQKLCRYLRVPNQIFFRMVGHRFNWC, encoded by the coding sequence ATGTTGTGGACACTCATACTGGCTTTGATCCTACTGCTGTTGCTCCAAGCTCAGCTACTCGTATGTCTACATGAACTCCGAGCCTCTCTAACCTCTGTCACTTCGGCGACCCCTCCTGGAACTTCAGGCACCACTGCTTTGCAGCGTCTGCCAGGTGCCATCATCATCGGGGTCCGCAAAGGAGGCACCAGAGCCCTTCTGGAGATGCTCAACCTCCACCCAGACGTGGAGGTAGCCAAAACCGAGATCCACTACTTCAACGCGGATGAAAACTTCCGGAAAGGTTTAGACTGGTACCGTGCCCAAATGCCCCTCACCCTCCCCGATCAGCTGACGGTAGAAAAGACCCCTGGATACTTTACAGCACCCCCCGCCCCAAAAAGGATCTGGGCCATGAATCCAGCTATGAAACTGCTGCTGATTGTTCGCGACCCAGCGGAGAGGCTCGTGTCAGACTACACGCAAGTTCTGCACAACCGAATTCAGCAGAATAAGCCATACCAGCCACTGGAGGATCTGTTACTATCACAAGGACATATCAACCCTAATTATAAGGCCCTTCAACGGAGTTTCTACTACCAGCATCTGGCCAGATGGCTGGAGCTTTTTCCCAGGGAGCAAATCCACATAGTGGATGGAGAGGCTCTGATCCAGAATCCTTTCCCCGAGCTGCAAAAGGCGGAGACATTTTTGGAACTTGCGCCACAGATAAAGCCCGACAATTTCTACTTCAATGTCACAAAGGGCTTTTATTGTATGCTGTCTGCCGGACACGACAAGTGCCTGGATGAGTCGAAGGGAAGGCCACACGCACCTCTCAGTAACATCGCATTTCAGAAGCTCTGCCGCTATCTGAGAGTACCCAATCAAATATTTTTCAGAATGGTGGGACATAGGTTTAACTGGTGCTAA